The genomic region GCATGTATGACTGtttacaaagaaagaatgaaCAAGGATGCAAGTGTATTGTAAGCCGGTAGTTTAAGGAAAGGGTTATTCAAACTTATGGGGAAATccttctcttcttgttttttttcttattcttaCGTTTAGAGTTGTTCTGCGATGATGAGTGTGAAGATGGAGGTCTTTGCAATTGCGGAATACCTAGATCAGTAGATTTATTGGAAGATTGAGAGGAAAGTGGGACCGATTTTGGTGTAAGTCTAGTGTACACTAAGAAGTACGCGTTTGGCTCTTTCAAAAGCTGTTTTTCTGAAATTTTATTGATGTATTCGTCGTCATATGTGGCCCAACTTCCATCTGGTTGCTTACAATGTGCGATATAATGACCGCTAGATAAAGATCGCCCTTCATGCACAACGACACTAATTAGTTGGTATCTTACGGGTAAGGAGCTGATTGATTCATGGCAGTATTCCGTTAGATCTAAAAACATTGGATAAGATACGGCCTGCTTCattttggatgaagatgtgCCATTAAATCTGAACTTTTTTAAATGAACCACTAGAGTCTCTGGAGCACGAATAATCTTGTTTGACTTTAGCGCGTTAGTAACTTTCTTACATTTCTCACATGTATACCCTTCTTTGTTGTCCACTCTTTTGATTAACTCAGGATTGAAGAAATCCCGAAtagatttttcaattgaaaaccttctctttgaagattGCTGTTGATCAACAGAGTtatcaattgaattatcTTGACCAACAGAGTTTTGATCTTGATCAGTTGTCTTTCTACCCTTTAAATGCAATGAAAGATCGTATATAGGTTGTTCAGTGGTTGAAATCTCACCACAGTTACTGCATTTAACTGATTGTTGTAGTAATCCACCGAATACATCGTAAATGATGGATTCTGTCATTTTATGGCCCTTAGGAACCGAGTCCTCTTGTAAACGTGACATTAAAGACATAAAATATTCGTGAGAGTCCTCTTGGTTCCAAGCGCTCATCATACAGTTAATGTCTTCCAACGCATTGATTAATTTATCAGGATTAATGTACGTATTTTTAGTTGAGTCAGAAGACCACATTCTCATCGTAGTTTCCGCTAATAACATGGAAACACAGTTAGACTTAACGGTGTCCTTGAAATTTCCACGTAGtaattgaaataaataGTGTTGAATTGCTGGAATATGAACCATGGCTTGCACAGCAGCGTTTGTGTAACATGTGACACCATGGTTGAGTAAACCCCTTGGTTTCAGCTGGGTCAACTTAGAGCCCCAATTCTTAACTATCCTCTGTGGTTTATTAGAACCATGGTCATTAATCGACTCGTTAAATTGGTAGAAGCTTGACTTGTCCTGAAGAGTGGTAGGAGGGGTAGGTGATAGAGGTTGTGGAGATTTGtgcttcaattcttcatcctcttcctcttcttcgccattttcctcttcttcaggtTTGCTCTCAGAAGCAGCCGcagttgaagatgaagacaCTCCTTTGAACtgacaagaagaagcagcAGCATGTTCAGTAGCCTCCAATTTGagttcttccttttcctcTGCAGAAACATCCTCGTCATTCTCGTCATCCTCGTCTTCTGCTGATGCAGAAGAAGCGTGGAATGAACTGTCATCActatcttcatcttcatcgacATTTCCAGGCTGCTCAGCAGGAGCAGCTAATGCCAGCGATGGTTGAACGAATTCATTAGCCTCATGAAACacttcatcctcatcctcatcctcatcgTCGTCATCAGACGACGAGACAGGAGCAGAAGTTGCagcagatgatgaagaagcgGAAGAAGACCCAGAACCCGACATTTCGTTTGAATCTGGGGTCACTTTGTTTTCCAACAACGACACGATTGGATGctcctcatcttcagtCGAGGATCCATGATAGTCATCATCACTGAGTAAAAGCTCATTGCTCAAACCGATAGATAATTTCCCCGATGGAGTCACATGAGAAGCGGTAATTGGTAATTGCGAACTTCTGTTTGGCTTAGATTCCGCAGCGTTTGCCGCACTTTTCTTAGTGGTATACATCTTCAACGCCTCTGCAAATGATGAGGGCTTGACCACCTTCTCCTTACGGGACGCAGTTGCAGTAGCAGCTATACCCTGATGATGTCCATGCTCTAACTGATGCTCATCGCCTTCTTTGGCTTCCTGCTGCTGTTTCTGGGTGCTCGATGAGATCATAATATACGAAGAGCCTTCACCACCGACGTTATATGAGTCCTCTTGAACagctttcttgaattcCAACGGTTGCGAAACGATACGATCCACTAGTGGTTTTACAGAATCAGTCATTACCTTAGTTCTTCCTGATAGAAAACTGCACCCTAGCCCTTTTCTGTCCGCAAGCTTTTCGAACTCTTCTGAAATAACCTGCTGTTTAGTAAAACCTTTTCTAGTATAATATTTTATTTCtctttattattttttttttctttgatctgGCCTTAGAGAGGGAGGTTTTGACAGCGAAAATTcgataaaaaaaatggatccaaagaaaaaaaaaaaagaactgaaTCTATAAACTCTGGATATCAAAGTATCCGGGTAGCAAATAACCAGACACGCTCCTTTGACACGTTTTTGTGTCTGGTTTTTGGTGTGCCACAAAAAAAGCGATATGAAAGCCGGGTAACAGCAATAATGCAATACGTCATGGTATTTTGTGTCACGTGAAAGGATACCCGGATGTTAGTCATTTTCTTAAAAACACAACATCAGTGTTCCTCAATCCACCTCGCCGTCCCATCCGCCTCTCCTCCCTCAAGCgaataaaaaagaaaagaaataggGCGGGATCTTGTTGTCCCTTTAATCCGACCACGCTGCAATGTCTCTATGACTCTATGTTTTGGGACACAAAAATAGAGACACAAAGACATCCATAATGTCCGTCTTTTCTCCGATTGGCTCGACTGGAATCCTTATCAGATTGCAATCTCAAAAAGGGCAACTGAACAGATACCAACCTCGATAACGTTCATAACATATCCATGATTAGGCTTGTTCGATAGCCGCTGACATGCTCTATGCAGCTGATGCAGCTATGAGGTGTATTTGTTTACGTTTCCTTTGTTTACCTGTTGATAATCTCTgttttgtatatataagtGCCTATCTCTTTGTTTACGTTCTCCAGATCTCTACAACTTTGACCTTTTTCCAAAGGCTCCATCAAACTGATTATTCGATTAATCACTCTTTTCCTCTCAACTCTTTTCCCTTTGCCCCTGTGGTTGAGCTTTCCATGTGCTAATAAATCCGCAACATGTACTCGagattgaaaaagaaaggaGGGGAATTTTTATGTACATTGGGAGTAAAAATAGTATCAGTCACTGACACAACCATTAGCCTCCGATTGTTAACCCCCCGCAAACACGTTTGACAAGGACTAGTTGTGGGTGGATTGAGTAATTAAAACGTTGCCGTATTGCTTGTAACTCTGTGACGCCTATATCTCCATAGTATCAGCGTTTTTGTAGccttcttgaaagaaaggaagaGGTAAGCCGAGGAGCTGAAACTCCAACAAAATGGAGATATGCAACTCTAAGATCTATGTGTTTAGATCTTTATTTACAGTTTCGAAAGTTGGTCATtatctttgtttgtttctGACTTTGTAACGATTTGGAACGGCACTGAAAGCTATGACTGCTCCGAATGTGTTTACATTTGATTCAGGTTTTGGgctttcaaatttctttcttttcttcactttttctCTGTTGTCATGGTTTGTTTATTAGGCCTCCTGTCTATAAGATAGATTAAAGgtcaaaaattgaaaaaagtACAGACAGCCTGACTCCACTATAACGCCGCGCGGATCCATTTGTTTATAGACGCCTGACCCTCTTATATTCGGAAGCAAATAATGGTAGGCTTTGAATAGGAAGAACGTTCGagtattttcaatttcagtttttcCTATTTCTATTTTCAAATGTTATATAAAGCGTCAATCATTTCTACTTCTTATGATTCAGATTCATATCTTATCCCTTATTTTGCTAGTACAACTCATTTTATCATATAGAATATAAACACCAAACTACATATACAGAGTGGGAAACTTATTTCAATAAGATCAGTAAGTCCCCACAGAAAATATACAAAGATTATCACAATGTTAAAAACTCCACTCCCAGATATTTCTACACTTTCTATTTCGTCTATTGCAGACTACTATAATTTCGAATTCCCGGGCAAAAGTGCTCAAAAGGAACAAGTTGTTGATCTCTTAGATCAACAAGGTTTTATCCCAGATACCCTCTTGGAAAATGAAGTAGACTGGTTCTACGAAGGTTTGGGTATCGATGATTATTTCTTCTCGAAAGAAGTACCAGAAACCATAGCTAACGTTATTTCCACCCTTTATGCTTCCAAGGTGGAATCGTTTGCTCAAAACCATCAAAAATTGCAGGTGGAAAAGGCAATCATTAACGATTCCCATGCAATGTTTTTGGATACAAACCACCACCTAGATACTGAAATCGATTCCAAATTTCTAGATAGTGAGGAGCATCACTACCGTTTAATTTCGTTCTTGGCAgaaaactctttgaagCTATCGTTTGTGTATCAGAATGAATACCCAACTGGGAACGCTTCTTCCATAGAATTGACCGATGAACAATTAACTTCGGGTGATATTGATAGCATCAGTGATGTTACCATGATTACAATGACTTCTCAAGAAAATAAGAAATTATACGGTCAATTGATCCATCATGTATCCCAACGTGAGGGTCCAGTGATCAAGACGTTTAATTCTGTCGCCAATGCCAATGAGGTCAGAATGTGCATCGCATTCAAAAGATCCTCCACCAAAGGTTACTACTCTGCTCTTTCGAGCTTATTGAATTATTACCAACTAAAACACTCTAAGCTTTATGTGGATACTTTTGCCAACGACGTTTCTATTATTTCCATTTACTTAGATAAGTCCCAACAAGATCATGAcatcttgaaagaattgggATTGTCGTTGTTACAAGTGGAAAGAGAAGCCTCTTTATTATATGCAATTCCTCAAAACTCGTTCAAAGACTTGTATCAATCCAGACAATTCTCTCCACAAGAATCCATCTATGCGCATATCGGttccatcttcatcaaccaTTTCATTAACCGTCTTGGTTCCAGTTACGATTCTTTAATCAGGCAATTAAACGTAAAACCAGATGATACTTTGTTGAACGAACTCTTAGCTAATTTGAAGCGTAAGTTGAGAACTGAAACTTACACTCAACAAATGATCATACACGTCCTTCACAAGTACAAGGAAATTGTATCAAAGTTATACAAATCGTTTGCTCAAGTCCATTATCCTACAAAGACTTCTGCTACTGGGTCTGGTAACCAAAAATTGCAAATGACTTTGTCATATCAACGTCTATCTCAATTAGAACCATTCCAAAGTGAGGAAGAATTCAACTTGTATTTGAACAAGGTCTTCCCCAACGATTCTCCAGACCTATTGATCTTGAGAACCTTAAACTTGTTCAACAAGTCTATCTTGAAGactaatttcttcatcaccAGAAAAGTGgccatttctttcaagttgGACCCTGCTTTAATTTTACCAAAGAGTGAATACCCAGAAACTCCATACGGTATCTTCTTTGTCGTCGGCAACACGTTCAAGGCTTTCCATATCAGATTCAGAGACATCTCCCGTGGTGGTATTAGAATCGTAGTTTCAAGATCCCAAGATGTTTATGACAAAAACTCCAAGAGTGTTATCGATGAGAATTACGGTTTGGCTTCAACacaacagaagaagaacaaggaTATTCCAGAAGGTGGGTCCAAGGGTGTTATTCTGTTGAATCCAGGTTTGACTTCTTCAAAGGATACTTTCAACGCCTTCTCTCAATATGTGGATTCTGTCATCGACATCTTAATCAAGGATCCATTAAAGGAAAACTATGTGGATTTATAtggcaaagaagaaattttATTCTTTGGTCCTGACGAAGGTACTGCAGGTTTCACCAATTGGGCTACTTTGCACGCTAAGAGACGTGGTTGCCCATGGTGGAAGTCCTTCTTGACTGGTAAGACCAGTTCCTTAGGTGGTATTCCACACGATGAATATGGTATGACCTCTTTAAGTGTCAGATCTTATGTCAATGCTCTAGCAGATCACGCAGGCTtccaaaatgaaaagacTTACAAGTTCCAAACCGGTGGTCCAGATGGTGATTTGGGTTCCAATGAAATTTTACTATCCACTGAGAATGAAGCATACGTGGGGTTGGTTGACGGTTCTGGTGTCTTGTGTGATCCAGAAGGATTAGACAAACATGAGTTGATTAACTTGGCCAAGCAAAGAGTCATGGTTTCAAGTTACGACAAATCTAAACTTTCCAAGAAAGGTTTCTTTGTCTCTGTCGATGATATCGACGTCATGCTACCTAATGGTGTCCTTGTCGCAAATGGTACTACTTTCCGTAACACTTTCCATTAtgaagttttcaagtttgTTAACCATATTGACCTATTTGTGCCATGTGGTGGTAGACCAAATTCcattgatttgaacaacTTGCActatttcatcaacaaagaaaacaataagAGTAAGATTCCATACATTGTTGAAGGTGCGAACTTATTCATTTCTCAACCAGCCAAGttggaattggaaagaCATGGTGCTATTTTGATTAAGGATGCCTCTGCTAATAAGGGTGGTGTTACGTCGTCATCTATGGAAGTTTTGGCTGCTTTATCGTTGAACGACGAAGATTTCGTCGGCAAATTTGTCAGTACTGATGGTAAGACTAATACTGAACTGTATAAATCTTATGTGaaacaaattcaagaaaagattcagTTCAATGCTAGACAAGAATTTGGTCAATTATGGAAATTAAACAAAGCTACTGGTTTACCAATGTCTCATTTATCCAATGTGATCTCGGAAAccatcaacaaattgaatgatgatttaATTGAATCAGATGAATTATGGTCTAACGATTTGAAGTTGAGAAACTATTTGCTATTAAACAAGATCATTCCTAAGTTGTTAACCGACGTTGCTGGGCCAGAGCaaattttgaaacaaattcCAGACTCCTATTTAAAGGCTTTGTTATCCAGTTATTTGTCCAGTCACTTCGTCTATGAGTTTGGTACTGATGTCAATATGGGtaaattcttggaatacATTGGTAACCTTAAGAGAGAAGCAAGCGATTTGGAAATCGTTTGATCAGAAACTTGCATTGAAACTCTTttgtatttgaaaaaggGGGAAGTAAAATTCcaaatgtatatatattgtGTACGGATGTGATGTAAACACAGCAAGATGCAATACTTATTTAGTAAGGTAGTGTACTTAATCACTTACTATTTTAATGAATTCCTATCTGTAATGACAAATCTTATCAATTATGCGCTCTTTCTAGTACGAACATTTTGTGAAATTTAAGATTCTATTTTACTTCGAATTGTAAAGGCAAGTAGAAAGTAAACTTCTCGTGGAAGAATTAACAACAGTGGTTTACTAAGTatcatttttcatcaagagTGTCTGGCCGCTTGCCTGCTACACCTTAGAAGACTGGGAATGAGGAATGAGCTCCATAAAATTTCATGAGAAATCCTTGAAAGAAGTCACTCGATGGATTCAAGCTAACGAAGACATCAATACAGAAACTTCACTTTCCAGTTCTAGTGATTCAAGCACGACGATTCCTGTAATAGACCACCTACCAGCAAGAATCCCGTATGCTACCGATTTGAAACGAAATCCGTGTCACTTTCAGAAATGCCTTATATCAAGACTTGCTACTACAAAGATGTTATCTCATGCGGTTGATGGTGGAGATATTGAAGTTATGGGGATGCTAGTAGGATACACTAGCAATGATATGATAGTTGTCAAGGATTGCTATTCTTTACCTGTTCAAGGAACTGAAACAAGGGTTAATGCGCATATGGAATCATATGAATATATGGTCCAGTATTTAGACGCATTTGTcacaaaagaagataaGATAGTGGGCTGGTACCACTCTCATCCAGGATATGGTTGTTGGTTGAGCAATATCGACATCCAAACACAGTCTTTAAATCAAAATTACCAAGACCCGTACCTTGCCATAGTGGTCGATCCCAAGAAGTCTTTATCCGGAAACACTTTGGACATTGGAGCATTTAGGACACTGCCGTCTAAAGATAACAACGAGCATGTTGATTATTATCCACTTAACATTCAATTATATCAAAACTCACTTGATGTTaacatttcaaaattaaaattgaaattcaagGTAGATCCAGCAATTCAGAACAATCCTAACGAACCGGAACTAATGAAAGAGCTACATGAATGTGTAGAGAATTGGTTTCATGCCAAAAAAGTGATGAAGTCAACTGTAGGATTCAATGCTATCGGATCCACCGTGGTTAATGAAACTGAGATAGGAAATGAAGATTTTACACACGAGAGGTCCAATTCAATCTCCTCGACCTCTTCCTTAACCACAAGGCATACTACTGATGTAGAAATGGATGATCAAGAGAGTGCTCAAAGTAGTCTTGATATACCGGCCAATGTGATACCTGGCATGCAGTTTCAGGAGGCAGAGATAAAGCATGAATACgaactgaagaagaagaaactacTCTTATTGAAGGTTAAGCAATATCAAAAGTTAAGGACCTACAGACAACTATTTAATGCATCCGAATAAGCTTCACAGATGTTTTTAATGTCATACCCTCATCATCTGCAAATTTATCAGTCGAGGTTGAAATAGCGAGGGTGTTTGGATCAACAGGATTCGTTGCAATGCAATTCACCCTTACATTCTCATCTGAAATAAGAATGTTATTCGTTGGCTTTATTCCAGTACCAGCGGTTTGAAGTGGGTCCAACCCACCAAATTCAATGCAATCTTTGTCCCAGCATGCAACCTGACCATCGTACGATCCAATTAACAAACCTTTGGCACTGTTCAAGGATGCCTTGAATTTCTGCTTACCAATTTTGAATGGAAGTTCCAGTATATTAATTCTAGATTTTAACATTCGTGTATCAATAACATCGATTTCTCTTGCATTACGTTTAATACAGTACAAATAATGTCCGTTATCCGACTTAATGACTTGGTAGATTCCATTTGACCACGAGTCCAATGAATCACGCTCACTTATTAGTTCAGATTTAGTACTTCTAGTATCAATTCGTAGCACTTCTGTTTTATAAGTACCAGCAAACCTGACATTGTCATGTACCTCGTTATATTCATCAAAGCATGATACGATAGCCTTCTGTGATGACTTCCCGCATGATTGTTTTGTCCACTGATGTTGCCATATC from Kluyveromyces lactis strain NRRL Y-1140 chromosome D complete sequence harbors:
- the SWT21 gene encoding Swt21p (similar to uniprot|P53873 Saccharomyces cerevisiae YNL187W Non-essential protein with putative leucine-rich nuclear export signal (NES) sequence that fits the consensus sequence recognized by Crm1p); translation: MQTIASTLDCYYGTNCNSLWSLEEELSRKFSAYAKNYEFPKLHRSYFHSVERYCPVICSQLTWSHDGTSICGVFDDFGIRQYLIPEDPLVDHWVPFTRWFVNGSIISSVVHPRYSLYEEDSAYQTILCSSRDLPIKLYSLRSDSINETSLYHYSTVNEENEAFETAYSMTILQDTMHFMTGSVRNRITMYDYNRHKPIWQHQWTKQSCGKSSQKAIVSCFDEYNEVHDNVRFAGTYKTEVLRIDTRSTKSELISERDSLDSWSNGIYQVIKSDNGHYLYCIKRNAREIDVIDTRMLKSRINILELPFKIGKQKFKASLNSAKGLLIGSYDGQVACWDKDCIEFGGLDPLQTAGTGIKPTNNILISDENVRVNCIATNPVDPNTLAISTSTDKFADDEGMTLKTSVKLIRMH
- the UBP10 gene encoding ubiquitin-specific protease UBP10 (some similarities with uniprot|P53874 Saccharomyces cerevisiae YNL186W UBP10 Ubiquitin-specific protease that deubiquitinates ubiquitin-protein moieties may regulate silencing by acting on Sir4p involved in posttranscriptionally regulating Gap1p and possibly other transporters primarily located in the nucleus); its protein translation is MTDSVKPLVDRIVSQPLEFKKAVQEDSYNVGGEGSSYIMISSSTQKQQQEAKEGDEHQLEHGHHQGIAATATASRKEKVVKPSSFAEALKMYTTKKSAANAAESKPNRSSQLPITASHVTPSGKLSIGLSNELLLSDDDYHGSSTEDEEHPIVSLLENKVTPDSNEMSGSGSSSASSSSAATSAPVSSSDDDDEDEDEDEVFHEANEFVQPSLALAAPAEQPGNVDEDEDSDDSSFHASSASAEDEDDENDEDVSAEEKEELKLEATEHAAASSCQFKGVSSSSTAAASESKPEEEENGEEEEEDEELKHKSPQPLSPTPPTTLQDKSSFYQFNESINDHGSNKPQRIVKNWGSKLTQLKPRGLLNHGVTCYTNAAVQAMVHIPAIQHYLFQLLRGNFKDTVKSNCVSMLLAETTMRMWSSDSTKNTYINPDKLINALEDINCMMSAWNQEDSHEYFMSLMSRLQEDSVPKGHKMTESIIYDVFGGLLQQSVKCSNCGEISTTEQPIYDLSLHLKGRKTTDQDQNSVGQDNSIDNSVDQQQSSKRRFSIEKSIRDFFNPELIKRVDNKEGYTCEKCKKVTNALKSNKIIRAPETLVVHLKKFRFNGTSSSKMKQAVSYPMFLDLTEYCHESISSLPVRYQLISVVVHEGRSLSSGHYIAHCKQPDGSWATYDDEYINKISEKQLLKEPNAYFLVYTRLTPKSVPLSSQSSNKSTDLGIPQLQRPPSSHSSSQNNSKRKNKKKNKKRRISP
- the GDH2 gene encoding glutamate dehydrogenase (NAD(+)) (similar to uniprot|P33327 Saccharomyces cerevisiae YDL215C GDH2 NAD()-dependent glutamate dehydrogenase degrades glutamate to ammonia and alpha-ketoglutarate expression sensitive to nitrogen catabolite repression and intracellular ammonia levels), giving the protein MLKTPLPDISTLSISSIADYYNFEFPGKSAQKEQVVDLLDQQGFIPDTLLENEVDWFYEGLGIDDYFFSKEVPETIANVISTLYASKVESFAQNHQKLQVEKAIINDSHAMFLDTNHHLDTEIDSKFLDSEEHHYRLISFLAENSLKLSFVYQNEYPTGNASSIELTDEQLTSGDIDSISDVTMITMTSQENKKLYGQLIHHVSQREGPVIKTFNSVANANEVRMCIAFKRSSTKGYYSALSSLLNYYQLKHSKLYVDTFANDVSIISIYLDKSQQDHDILKELGLSLLQVEREASLLYAIPQNSFKDLYQSRQFSPQESIYAHIGSIFINHFINRLGSSYDSLIRQLNVKPDDTLLNELLANLKRKLRTETYTQQMIIHVLHKYKEIVSKLYKSFAQVHYPTKTSATGSGNQKLQMTLSYQRLSQLEPFQSEEEFNLYLNKVFPNDSPDLLILRTLNLFNKSILKTNFFITRKVAISFKLDPALILPKSEYPETPYGIFFVVGNTFKAFHIRFRDISRGGIRIVVSRSQDVYDKNSKSVIDENYGLASTQQKKNKDIPEGGSKGVILLNPGLTSSKDTFNAFSQYVDSVIDILIKDPLKENYVDLYGKEEILFFGPDEGTAGFTNWATLHAKRRGCPWWKSFLTGKTSSLGGIPHDEYGMTSLSVRSYVNALADHAGFQNEKTYKFQTGGPDGDLGSNEILLSTENEAYVGLVDGSGVLCDPEGLDKHELINLAKQRVMVSSYDKSKLSKKGFFVSVDDIDVMLPNGVLVANGTTFRNTFHYEVFKFVNHIDLFVPCGGRPNSIDLNNLHYFINKENNKSKIPYIVEGANLFISQPAKLELERHGAILIKDASANKGGVTSSSMEVLAALSLNDEDFVGKFVSTDGKTNTELYKSYVKQIQEKIQFNARQEFGQLWKLNKATGLPMSHLSNVISETINKLNDDLIESDELWSNDLKLRNYLLLNKIIPKLLTDVAGPEQILKQIPDSYLKALLSSYLSSHFVYEFGTDVNMGKFLEYIGNLKREASDLEIV
- the RRI1 gene encoding COP9 signalosome catalytic subunit RRI1 (some similarities with uniprot|Q12468 Saccharomyces cerevisiae YDL216C RRI1 subunit of COP9 signalosome (CSN) COP9 signalosome) — protein: MSSIKFHEKSLKEVTRWIQANEDINTETSLSSSSDSSTTIPVIDHLPARIPYATDLKRNPCHFQKCLISRLATTKMLSHAVDGGDIEVMGMLVGYTSNDMIVVKDCYSLPVQGTETRVNAHMESYEYMVQYLDAFVTKEDKIVGWYHSHPGYGCWLSNIDIQTQSLNQNYQDPYLAIVVDPKKSLSGNTLDIGAFRTLPSKDNNEHVDYYPLNIQLYQNSLDVNISKLKLKFKVDPAIQNNPNEPELMKELHECVENWFHAKKVMKSTVGFNAIGSTVVNETEIGNEDFTHERSNSISSTSSLTTRHTTDVEMDDQESAQSSLDIPANVIPGMQFQEAEIKHEYELKKKKLLLLKVKQYQKLRTYRQLFNASE